The following are encoded together in the Monodelphis domestica isolate mMonDom1 chromosome 5, mMonDom1.pri, whole genome shotgun sequence genome:
- the TAC3 gene encoding tachykinin-3 isoform X1, translated as MRTLLLMAILVISIGRSCHAVCEESKEQGAFGGGHSKKVLDLYQLPPSLLRRLYNSRSISLDGLLRLLSKTSVDSKETMDYQKRDMHDFFVGLMGKRNIQAEPPMEVNQGNFPGFGDPKYPTASE; from the exons ATGAGAACATTGCTGCTCATGGCCATCCTGGTCATCAGTATTGGAAGGAGCTGCCACGCTGTCTGCGAGGAATCAAAGGAACAAGGGGCATTTGGCGGGGGCCACAGCAAG AAGGTCTTAGATCTCTACCAGCTTCCCCCATCCCTGCTCCGGAGGTTGTACAACAGCCGATCTATCTCCCTGGATGGGTTGCTGAGGCTGCTGAGCAAGACAAGTGTGG ATTCTAAGGAGACCATGGATTACCAGAAAC GTGACATGCATGATTTCTTTGTGGGACTCATGGGGAAAAGGAATATACAGGCAG AACCACCAATGGAGGTGAACCAAGGAAACTTCCCTGGTTTTGGGGACCCCAAGTATCCCACCGCTTCAGAATGA
- the TAC3 gene encoding tachykinin-3 isoform X2: MRTLLLMAILVISIGRSCHAVCEESKEQGAFGGGHSKVLDLYQLPPSLLRRLYNSRSISLDGLLRLLSKTSVDSKETMDYQKRDMHDFFVGLMGKRNIQAEPPMEVNQGNFPGFGDPKYPTASE, from the exons ATGAGAACATTGCTGCTCATGGCCATCCTGGTCATCAGTATTGGAAGGAGCTGCCACGCTGTCTGCGAGGAATCAAAGGAACAAGGGGCATTTGGCGGGGGCCACAGCAAG GTCTTAGATCTCTACCAGCTTCCCCCATCCCTGCTCCGGAGGTTGTACAACAGCCGATCTATCTCCCTGGATGGGTTGCTGAGGCTGCTGAGCAAGACAAGTGTGG ATTCTAAGGAGACCATGGATTACCAGAAAC GTGACATGCATGATTTCTTTGTGGGACTCATGGGGAAAAGGAATATACAGGCAG AACCACCAATGGAGGTGAACCAAGGAAACTTCCCTGGTTTTGGGGACCCCAAGTATCCCACCGCTTCAGAATGA
- the ZBTB39 gene encoding zinc finger and BTB domain-containing protein 39: MGMRIKLHSTNHPNNLLKELNKCRLSETMCDVTIVVGSRSFPAHKAVLACAAGYFQNLFLNTGLDAARTYVVDFITPANFEKILSFVYTSELFTDLINVGVIYEVAERLGMEDLLRACHSTFPDLESTVVTKPSTSSSEGRSSTQSSTSAEPAHSLGELRSVGDQFGPDRNYILHSDVGLSYKEERNPSSDNNHSLPLLHQPPPPKAEEHDAPGPFSSVTSMVAQPGLGTLSIGTSTNSSSFQPFKIQSNGDFVKNSYFSPDNPLDISTGSNSCPSNSDHSKDQGFGQMDELQLEELGEDDLQFEDPGEDLVPTDEVIELSDDSEEELTFGENETRESKAMPCQVCKKVLEPNIQLIRQHARDHVDLLTGNCKVCETHFQDRNSRVTHVLSHIGIFLFSCDMCETKFFTQWQLTLHRRDGVFDNNIIVHPSDPLPGKLGLFVGGTSPELKCAACGKVLVRDFHMVRGHILDHLNLKGQACSVCDQRHLSLCSLMWHTLSHLGISVFSCSVCANSFVDRHLLEKHMAVHQSLEDTLFHCHFCSQSFKSEAAYRYHVSQHKCSGGSSLDSRPGFGDRLQHPAFQKRKLPSDEFLSEELALQSQSGNSKYSCKVCGKRFAHTSEFNYHRRIHTGEKPYQCKVCHKFFRGRSTIKCHLKTHSGALMYRCTVCGHYSSTLNLMSKHITVHKGSLPPDFTIEQTFMYIIHSKEAEKNLDS, from the coding sequence ATGGGCATGAGGATCAAACTACACAGCACCAATCACCCCAACAACCTACTGAAGGAGCTCAACAAGTGCAGGCTCTCAGAGACCATGTGTGATGTTACCATTGTGGTAGGAAGCCGCTCATTCCCAGCTCACAAGGCTGTCCTTGCCTGTGCAGCAGGTTACTTCCAGAACCTTTTCCTGAATACAGGGCTAGATGCTGCCAGGACCTATGTGGTAGACTTTATCACTCCAGCCAACTTTGAGAAAATCTTGAGTTTTGTGTACACATCGGAACTCTTCACTGACTTGATCAATGTGGGCGTCATCTATGAGGTAGCTGAGCGCCTGGGCATGGAAGACCTCCTTAGGGCTTGCCACTCCACTTTCCCTGACCTAGAGAGCACAGTTGTGACTAAGCCCTCAACCAGCTCCAGTGAAGGCCGTTCTAGCACCCAAAGTAGCACTTCAGCAGAACCAGCTCATTCCCTTGGAGAACTCCGGAGTGTCGGAGACCAGTTTGGTCCTGACAGGAACTACATCTTGCACAGTGATGTTGGGTTAAGCTATAAAGAAGAGAGGAATCCTTCCAGTGACAACAACCATAGTCTGCCTTTGTTACACCAGCCACCCCcacctaaggcagaagagcatgaTGCCCCTGGCCCATTCTCTTCAGTTACTAGTATGGTAGCTCAGCCAGGCCTTGGTACCCTTAGTATAGGCACATCAACTAACTCAAGCTCATTCCAGCCTTTCAAAATTCAGAGCAATGGGGACTTTGTCAAAAATAGCTACTTTTCCCCTGATAACCCTTTGGATATCTCCACTGGGAGTAACTCCTGTCCAAGCAATAGTGACCACTCCAAAGATCAGGGTTTTGGACAAATGGATGAGCTGCAGTTGGAGGAACTTGGGGAAGATGACCTGCAGTTCGAAGATCCTGGAGAAGACCTAGTTCCAACAGATGAAGTGATAGAGTTGAGTGACGACAGTGAGGAGGAGTTAACGTTTGGAGAGAACGAAACCCGGGAGAGTAAGGCCATGCCCTGCCAGGTGTGCAAGAAAGTGCTGGAACCCAACATTCAGCTGATCCGGCAGCATGCTCGGGACCATGTAGACCTGCTGACAGGCAACTGCAAGGTCTGTGAGACTCACTTCCAGGACCGAAACTCAAGGGTTACCCATGTCCTGTCTCACATTggcatttttctcttctcctgtgATATGTGTGAAACCAAATTCTTCACCCAGTGGCAGCTGACCCTTCACCGAAGGGATGGAGTATTTGATAACAATATTATTGTTCATCCCAGTGATCCACTGCCTGGGAAGCTCGGTCTTTTTGTTGGGGGAACTAGCCCAGAGCTCAAATGTGCTGCTTGTGGGAAGGTGCTGGTCAGAGATTTCCACATGGTCCGGGGCCACATTCTAGACCACTTAAACTTGAAGGGCCAAGCCTGTAGTGTTTGTGACCAGCGTCACCTCAGTCTCTGCAGCCTCATGTGGCACACACTTTCCCACCTGGGCATTTCTGTCTTTTCATGCTCTGTCTGTGCCAACAGCTTTGTAGACCGGCATCTCTTAGAGAAGCACATGGCTGTTCACCAGAGCCTGGAAGATACACTCTTCCACTGCCACTTCTGCAGTCAGAGCTTCAAGTCAGAGGCTGCATACCGATACCACGTTAGCCAACACAAGTGTAGTGGAGGCAGTAgccttgattccaggcctggctttggGGATCGATTACAGCATCCAGCTTTCCAGAAGCGGAAATTGCCATCAGATGAGTTCCTGAGTGAGGAACTAGCTCTCCAAAGCCAGTCTGGGAATAGCAAGTATAGTTGCAAGGTGTGCGGCAAGAGGTTTGCCCACACAAGTGAGTTCAACTACCATCGGCGAATACACACAGGAGAAAAGCCCTACCAGTGCAAGGTGTGCCATAAGTTCTTCCGTGGCCGTTCAACCATTAAGTGCCACCTGAAGACGCACTCAGGTGCCCTCATGTACCGCTGTACAGTCTGTGGCCACTACAGCTCTACTCTCAATCTCATGAGCAAGCACATAACTGTGCATAAGGGCAGCCTTCCACCTGACTTCACCATTGAGCAGACATTCATGTACATTATCCATTCCAAAGAGGCGGAGAAGAACCTGGACAGCTGA